From one Leptospira stimsonii genomic stretch:
- a CDS encoding UDP-3-O-acyl-N-acetylglucosamine deacetylase produces the protein MQIHTALQTISELKNKRFPEIDQFPKHFVDDRFPIDVQNSYTIQKEFSVKGVSTLENQSSKIRVKPSSGSFSKFSYSQKTLELRPEYCIKGNHNIQLGEVKIIEHPIALQSAFGLYLDFELEKSSFPTFDFCDQVYLDGLENNLQKIGEVPLITVARSFAMSWEKGYCILEPDEGDRKLILDHQVSYPGSTVGNSRIRTEMTPEIFSFIASARTTAFRPGEEAEKFYQIGLAGGLKDYPFTLENVILLNEEKIFNPREKFAHEGKNYEFLAHELIDILAWIRFLEEEYKGRFVGRMTTFLFDHHKQIDIAQFVCDRNRFSEIGIKTL, from the coding sequence ATGCAAATCCACACAGCGCTCCAAACGATCTCCGAACTCAAAAATAAACGATTCCCGGAAATTGATCAATTCCCAAAACACTTTGTCGACGATCGATTTCCTATCGACGTCCAAAATTCTTATACCATCCAAAAAGAATTCTCCGTAAAAGGAGTTTCCACTTTGGAGAATCAATCCTCGAAGATTCGAGTAAAACCTTCCTCCGGATCGTTTTCCAAATTCTCTTATTCTCAAAAGACTCTCGAACTCAGGCCTGAATATTGTATAAAAGGAAATCATAATATACAACTGGGTGAAGTAAAGATCATAGAACATCCGATCGCGTTGCAATCGGCTTTCGGTCTTTATCTGGATTTTGAATTGGAGAAGTCGAGTTTCCCCACGTTTGATTTTTGCGATCAGGTTTATTTGGACGGATTGGAGAACAATCTCCAAAAAATCGGGGAAGTTCCTTTGATTACCGTCGCAAGATCATTCGCGATGAGCTGGGAAAAAGGATATTGTATTTTAGAACCAGACGAAGGAGATCGAAAGTTGATCCTGGATCATCAGGTGAGTTATCCCGGTTCGACGGTCGGAAATTCCAGAATCAGAACCGAAATGACTCCTGAGATCTTCTCTTTTATCGCCTCGGCAAGAACGACCGCGTTTCGTCCCGGAGAAGAGGCTGAAAAATTCTATCAGATCGGCCTCGCGGGTGGGTTGAAGGATTATCCATTTACTTTGGAAAACGTGATTTTGTTAAACGAAGAGAAAATTTTCAACCCGAGAGAGAAGTTCGCTCACGAAGGGAAGAATTATGAATTTCTCGCACACGAATTGATCGATATCTTAGCTTGGATTCGATTTCTGGAAGAAGAATACAAAGGAAGATTCGTCGGAAGGATGACTACTTTTCTCTTTGATCATCATAAACAGATCGATATCGCTCAGTTCGTATGCGATCGAAACCGATTCTCCGAAATCGGAATTAAAACTCTCTAA
- the fabG gene encoding 3-oxoacyl-ACP reductase FabG, with protein sequence MFSGKTIVVTGSARGIGKVTARNFLTKNGNVVVSDVDPILLEKTIEEFKSLKTGKVLGKLCDVKEKNQIKELADFAFKETGSLDIWINNAGIIKDDLLLRMSEEKWDQVFDVNLKGAFLGTQAAAKYMIKKEWGRIINIGSVSGFYGNGGQANYSSAKAGLMALTKSSARELASRNVTVNCVASGFIANDFAPNLPEEVKEGILKTIPLKIERNPEESISSAIHFFASNEADWITGATLRVDGGMMIGF encoded by the coding sequence ATGTTTTCAGGAAAAACAATCGTAGTCACGGGTTCTGCAAGAGGGATCGGAAAAGTAACGGCAAGAAATTTTTTAACGAAAAACGGCAACGTCGTCGTATCCGATGTGGATCCGATTCTTCTGGAAAAAACGATCGAAGAATTCAAATCCTTAAAAACGGGGAAGGTCCTCGGAAAACTCTGCGACGTAAAAGAGAAAAACCAGATCAAAGAACTTGCGGATTTTGCGTTCAAAGAAACCGGAAGTCTGGATATTTGGATCAACAACGCGGGAATCATCAAGGACGATCTTCTTTTGAGAATGAGCGAAGAAAAATGGGACCAGGTTTTTGACGTAAATCTGAAGGGGGCGTTTTTAGGCACACAAGCCGCCGCGAAATATATGATCAAAAAGGAATGGGGACGAATCATCAATATCGGTTCTGTTTCCGGTTTTTATGGAAACGGAGGGCAAGCCAATTACTCTTCCGCAAAGGCCGGTCTTATGGCGCTTACAAAATCTTCCGCGAGAGAACTCGCTTCCAGAAACGTAACCGTGAACTGCGTGGCCTCGGGTTTTATCGCAAACGACTTCGCACCGAATCTTCCCGAAGAAGTAAAAGAAGGCATCTTAAAAACGATTCCTCTCAAAATCGAAAGAAATCCGGAAGAATCCATCTCTTCGGCGATTCATTTTTTCGCTTCGAACGAAGCGGATTGGATCACGGGAGCGACCCTTCGAGTCGACGGCGGAATGATGATCGGATTCTAA